Below is a genomic region from Micropterus dolomieu isolate WLL.071019.BEF.003 ecotype Adirondacks linkage group LG08, ASM2129224v1, whole genome shotgun sequence.
CTTACACctacacactatcacacaccaCAGATTCTTATTAAAATACTATTATAttctgacagccataattttaatttagattAACCTTTTCCATAAGTTTGATTGTTAAAGAATCTTTACCAATACATGTACTAAGTGGGACATTTTGCAGATGAAAAATGTCCCAGTGCTCTATGTGGTCTAAACCTGTAAGGGTGTCAGAGTTTCTGAAAAGTGGTCAGGCATTTCTGTACTGTGTATTGGCTGGACTCTAGTCcaaactgcaaaacactttaaaaTCAGCCATGGCTCAACCATGAGAAAAAACAATGTGATTTTGGACAAACTGCTATGGTGAACATATTGGTAAACAGTTTATTTCTGGCCACTCGGTGAACATCAGTCCAGTTATCACCATTATTTTAGTTCTGTTTTGGTTTCTATTTAGCTAAAAAAGAGCTGTCTGCTGTGGCTGGAAAGTTTGACGAGAGGGGAATGTGTTGGccacaaaaccaaaataatgacCTGAAAGACAGCATACAGCTGTGTAGAcctgttaataaaaatattcattactgcagctttaatgtgGCTATAATAGATATTTTGTAATATTCTTTCAAATGACaatatgaaaacaatgtgacaatgtgaaaggggaGAGTTGTTGTGATAAATCTACTGAAAATTCTCACCTTTATCTACAGCTCCTGTTGGCTTTACAGAACTTTTTAGTGAGATTCAGCTCATTGTCTTACTGTCTGCGCACAACTCACTGCTCTTGTAGCTTAATTTTCAGCCACAGCAGACTgttgttttcagagaaaaaaactaaaaacccaCCATACActagacagacaaagttagcgaacAGCTTCtgaacatttggccaagcatttagcagctaaggAACCAGATATTTCGCTCAGAGTAAATATTAGCCTTACATTCACCAGGcaaccacaaacacaactccataATTATGATAATTCTTCTCTGTAACCGCCGGATTTGTGAAAATGCAACTGTTTGGTAACAAGTTTGCCATTTTGATTTAAAGGGCTCTATTTGAACTATTCAAGTGGGTGGCGCAGTTGCATTTGGGGCGTGTCCAACTCCAATTTTGCTAGTTTAACGGTGGAAAAAACTGTCAGTTCGCCAGGCTCATGGTTCAGAAGGGTTGTACTTAGTCTGTGGATTAGTCATCAGTGTGTTTTGGGCATAACATGCAATACACCAATCAGTGTCATCTCCCTTTCCCTTTAAAAGCCAGGTGTGCGTGTACCGTGGCGCATTGTCATTATAATGGATCAATTGATTGACTGAATAGCAGACTCACAGCAGAGGGGGGGTATGGACAGAAGTGTAGATGTGATATAAAAACGCCTCTGATCATTAAGTCTAATGttactctgcagctctgaggTTTTTCAGTGAAGTGTCAGACGGACAGACGCTGTCTCCTCCAAGAAACGTCTGGATCCTCACtgcgctgcattattataaactatgatgaactggtcgtgggtcacatctctctcttttatgATTCTTTTATGATTTACTTTCAAGGTTTGAGAGGCTGCTAGTCATAAACTTGacatgacaggacagaggaaactctccagaggaCACAAAATTCCACTCATAGcttttgaaataatttagacacagtggagctcaggattgatcaggaggactgCTGCTTTACTCCAGACAGTTTCATTGTTtcaacctggactgtgtgtgagaccttttggatgtggagAACAACACAGAAGATCCTGACCAAACCTGTTGGCGTGTTTggagattttaataatcaatgaagtgACGTTGCTgtgcctcgtgcgtaaatgctCACAGCGTCTCTCTTACCATCGGAGTAACGCGcccctaaaataacaaaaaaacagcgAAATACTGCAGCGTTgaatttaaatctgtttttatttttggtcaATGGTGCAATCGCCttctgctgcctcaagataGCAATGCACAAGCAATTTGCCTGACCTCACCTCATTTCAAGACCAACACTCCAATGGGCACACTGATGGGCGCATTTGCATTTGCTATTTAAACGCTTGACAACTGCGTCAGTTGAAACTAGCAATGACACTTGCGCTGCGCTTTTCGCCACTGTGCAAGATAGGGCCCAAAGGGTAATGACATGTCAGTGctgtgttcacaacttgtttccgCTTCTCCAAGTGGCCAAAACCTTTGTTACAACTTTTACATGCAACTTGTATCACTTTTGTTCcctaaattaaatattatgaGAAACTGATATGTCCTATTCCTAAATTTGTAATTGTAGCAAATATCCAAGAATAGTGAGAGTGAATCAGTGCTAAATGGTAATGTGTACAGTGCCTACAATATTTTGTGATAAATGCATTTTTCTCTTGCTCAGTTACAGTTGGTCAATTGGATGTACGGTAAGTTTTCCAATGCAATGTCAAGACAGACTGGGTGTACTATCACGTGTGATTTCTAAGTAAACTTTAGCCCCAGTACAACATGAAATCTTGAAGCAGCAACATGTGGGGTTTGCGTTTGTCTTTCTGATGGTATTGGGTGTCATACTTGTCAAAAATACGGAAGCATTCCGAAAgctcttcttcactctttccGGCCTGGTCCTCCTTTAACTGTTGCACCATCATGACCAAGAACTCCTCGAAGTCAATGGTACCGCTGCCTGAGGAGAGGGGAGGTGAATAAGTGAGGAAGGCGAGGGCAGTAACAAAGTGAAAGGTGAGATGACGAGAAGGAGGCTACACGTGTTGTGATACCTGAGTTCCAGCTATACTTAAACATTGTTTGAAGGTATGTTTTGGTAATTTTAACCTATTCATGATATTTCAAGTAGTTTGACATTAAGTGTAATTTCATGTCTTGTCAACTTCCCTTGTGATTTTCTATTTACTACTGTATTACTATATTTACTATTCCCCAAATGGCCTTTGCTAACCCTTAGTTATAGGGGCACTCCACAGATTTCACACATACATTTCAGTTTACTCATCATGAGTAATCCTACTCCTGTGTAGACAGCTGCATAACATCTCCTGTAGTTCTGGAGGGGGCATTTTGAAGTctgaaaataaccctgatgatgtcatcagggttatcttgAGTAAGGCTTGAGACTTCAGAAATCTGACAATAAATCTGTATCATCAGCGAGCAGCAGTCCttcttgtcttttgtcttttatcaCCAGATCTTAAGGAAGGCAGGATCAATTTTAGGGAGCCCCAGCCTATCTTCTCTTCTAATCTTATCTTTTCAGGTCAGAGGTAACGGGTTTCCAGGGCCAAGTGCAatagatttcaaatattttcttttgtccCTAATGCAATAAGCATGCACATTAAGGTAACTTTTTTATGCACTTTCTGCTCATACTTAGCACTGCAGCACTTTATCTTATCTAATCCTATAAAATACATCTTATAGATATTATTGTTGTGCTGTTATGTGTACACTGACATTGCTTATCTGTGCTCTGCTGCAAGACAAATGACACTGACAACTGAGAACTATAAGTCAGGATATCTTAGCCTCTGCTGCTTAAAATTTGACCATTCTTTTCTGAATCTGTCTCTGCCCCAGCTTTATAGAAGTAAATACAAAATTGCTGAAATTGCTGAATATTTTAATGCTTAAAACATAGCTTTGTCTTCTGGCTTTCCTGTTGAACTGAGGCCGCAGTAAATGGAGAAATTAGTTATTCTGCATCTGCTGTACAGACAATAGTACcaggaaacaaaataaaaatctaaacaagCAGCTTGATCCCATCATTAATCCTTAAATGCCAATGCATTAGGATGCAAGATCCGTTGTCCGTTTTCTATTTGTTAGTCACACATTATCTCACCATCCTCATCGACCTCCTCAATGATGGCATCCAACTCCTCCCTTGATGGGTTCTGGCCCAGCATCCTCATCACAGTACCTAACTCCTTGGTGCTGATGTCACCGCCACCGTCTGTATCGAACATGTCGAAGGCAGCCTTGAACTCTGGACGAGAGAAGAAGATACTTCAAATTTGGTTGAAACTGGCAGAAAATCATTTCTGTACTTGTGCTCTAGAATGTTACATTTTGGA
It encodes:
- the LOC123975154 gene encoding troponin C, skeletal muscle-like isoform X1, which encodes MIAEFKAAFDMFDTDGGGDISTKELGTVMRMLGQNPSREELDAIIEEVDEDGSGTIDFEEFLVMMVQQLKEDQAGKSEEELSECFRIFDKNGDGFVDREEFGDILHLTGEPVVEEDIDEMFGEADTNKDGKIDFDEFLKMMENVQ